Proteins encoded by one window of Geobacter sp. DSM 9736:
- a CDS encoding TIGR04282 family arsenosugar biosynthesis glycosyltransferase: protein MKESLIIFAKHPRPGRVKTRLTPALLPEEAAELYRCMLLDTLELVKPMRRQSVLFFEPDIDACSYFEEVAPELERMAQRGKDLGERMEDAFRQIFDRGSMAAAIIGTDSPHLPRHYLEEAFLLLKDDAVDAVFGPATDGGYYLLAMKTLHRELFCGIAWSSSSVLKKTIEKATAAGIRFALLPEWHDLDTAEDLLRPELLDERNGARMTREFILRALRSDQNSL, encoded by the coding sequence TTGAAAGAGTCCCTAATCATCTTCGCGAAGCACCCCCGGCCCGGAAGAGTGAAGACACGCCTCACGCCCGCTCTACTGCCGGAAGAAGCTGCGGAGCTCTACCGCTGCATGCTGCTCGACACGCTGGAACTCGTCAAGCCTATGCGTAGGCAGTCGGTCCTCTTCTTCGAACCTGACATCGATGCCTGCTCGTATTTTGAGGAAGTAGCCCCGGAACTGGAGCGCATGGCACAACGGGGAAAAGACCTTGGAGAGCGGATGGAGGACGCATTCCGTCAGATCTTCGATCGCGGAAGCATGGCAGCGGCCATCATAGGGACCGATTCGCCCCATCTTCCCCGGCACTACCTGGAGGAAGCCTTCCTGCTTCTCAAAGACGATGCTGTAGACGCGGTATTCGGACCAGCCACCGATGGTGGCTATTACCTTTTGGCAATGAAGACGCTCCATCGGGAGCTCTTCTGCGGGATAGCCTGGAGCAGTTCTTCAGTTCTGAAAAAAACCATCGAAAAGGCAACCGCTGCCGGCATACGATTCGCCCTTCTCCCCGAGTGGCACGACCTGGACACGGCTGAGGACCTGCTGAGACCGGAACTGCTGGATGAGAGGAACGGCGCGCGGATGACGCGGGAATTTATCCTCCGAGCTCTGCGGTCCGACCAAAACTCTCTGTGA
- the folE2 gene encoding GTP cyclohydrolase FolE2, which translates to MTLMPDMQKTRDPRNIPINKVGVKDISYPIIVMDKNKTLQHTVARVNMYVDLPHHFKGTHMSRFIEILNHYRENIALDKLEVILQRMKEKLGASRAHLEMEFPYFVEKQAPVSKAKSLMEYTCEFIASLADTFDFILGIRIPVTSLCPCSKELSRYGAHNQRSTITVRVRYREFIWIEDIIELIESCGSSPVYSLLKREDEKFVTEQAFENPKFVEDIVREATQKLMGSDNITWFAVEAENYESIHKHSAYASIERDKASS; encoded by the coding sequence ATGACCCTCATGCCCGACATGCAGAAGACCCGCGACCCTCGGAACATCCCCATCAACAAGGTGGGAGTGAAGGACATCTCCTACCCGATCATAGTGATGGACAAGAACAAGACCCTCCAGCACACGGTCGCGCGTGTAAACATGTACGTGGACCTTCCCCACCATTTCAAGGGGACCCACATGAGCCGCTTCATCGAGATACTCAACCACTACAGGGAGAACATCGCACTGGACAAGCTCGAGGTCATCCTCCAGCGCATGAAGGAAAAGCTCGGAGCTTCACGTGCTCACCTGGAAATGGAATTCCCCTATTTCGTGGAAAAGCAGGCACCGGTCTCGAAGGCAAAGAGCCTCATGGAGTATACCTGCGAGTTCATCGCCAGCCTCGCCGACACCTTCGACTTCATCCTCGGCATCAGGATTCCCGTTACCTCCCTCTGCCCGTGCAGCAAGGAACTCTCCCGCTACGGCGCCCACAACCAGCGAAGCACCATCACCGTGAGGGTCCGCTACCGTGAGTTCATCTGGATCGAGGATATCATCGAGCTTATCGAATCGTGCGGGTCGAGCCCCGTCTATTCTCTGCTGAAGAGAGAGGACGAGAAGTTCGTGACCGAGCAGGCTTTCGAGAACCCCAAGTTCGTCGAGGACATCGTACGGGAAGCAACCCAGAAGCTGATGGGGAGCGACAATATCACCTGGTTCGCAGTCGAGGCCGAGAATTACGAGTCTATCCACAAGCACTCGGCCTATGCGTCCATCGAGCGTGACAAGGCCTCTTCATAA
- the queC gene encoding 7-cyano-7-deazaguanine synthase QueC: MKRKAVVLYSGGLDSTTCLAIARAEGFETYAMSFAYGQRHGAELDVARKYAREAGAVDHMLVEIDLRRMGGSALTSDIAVPKEGVGNDIPVTYVPARNTIFLSFALGWAEVLGCFDIFIGVNALDYSGYPDCRPEYIAAFEKMANLATKAGVEGSGRFTIHAPLISLSKGEIIKRGLSLGVDYGHTHSCYDPAPEGFACGECDSCRLRLKGFAEAGLEDPVRYAAHKNRP; this comes from the coding sequence ATGAAACGAAAAGCAGTCGTCCTCTACAGCGGCGGGCTCGATTCCACAACCTGCCTTGCCATTGCCAGGGCTGAAGGTTTCGAGACGTACGCCATGAGCTTTGCTTACGGGCAACGGCACGGGGCAGAGCTGGATGTGGCCCGGAAGTACGCCCGGGAGGCCGGAGCCGTGGACCACATGCTGGTGGAAATCGATCTGCGGCGCATGGGCGGGAGCGCCCTGACCTCAGACATCGCCGTCCCCAAGGAAGGCGTCGGCAACGACATCCCCGTCACATACGTACCGGCACGAAACACAATTTTCCTCTCCTTCGCTCTCGGCTGGGCGGAAGTGCTGGGCTGCTTCGACATCTTCATCGGAGTCAATGCCCTCGACTATTCCGGTTACCCGGACTGCCGCCCGGAGTATATCGCCGCATTCGAGAAAATGGCAAACCTTGCCACAAAGGCAGGGGTGGAAGGAAGCGGACGTTTCACGATTCACGCACCGCTGATCAGCCTCAGCAAAGGGGAGATCATCAAGCGAGGGCTCTCCCTCGGCGTAGATTACGGCCATACACACTCCTGCTACGACCCTGCTCCAGAGGGGTTCGCGTGTGGAGAATGCGACTCGTGTCGTCTGCGGCTCAAGGGTTTTGCCGAAGCCGGTCTGGAAGATCCCGTCAGGTATGCCGCCCACAAGAACCGCCCTTAG
- a CDS encoding MlaD family protein yields MKRSNDIAWSQVKVGIFIVTALLFFAAGVLMMGQKTKFFMPKGKLTVTMTDASGLKTGAPVWLAGVDVGIVRSIGFTSPEKSNEVQVSLEIDKDALRKIGRDSRITIKTRGLLGEKYVDITPSRTVQETPETTIVGAPTVKLDDVMQKAGTTFDRLNGIVDRIERGEGSLGRVSRDPQLYDNLVSLTSELQVFARSANRGEGTLGQLSRNSEAYDRLISILTRTEETIKDIQSADGTLGRLVRDRQLYDKLVALADKSIEAAEDVRELNRKLTSSDSTIGKLLGERDLYDRGIALIDRAENSVKGFEDIAGRLNRGEGTAGKLLNDNETYERLNHMVDSVDALVKDIKEHPKRYLNFSLF; encoded by the coding sequence ATGAAACGAAGCAACGATATCGCATGGTCCCAGGTCAAGGTCGGCATCTTCATCGTCACAGCCCTTCTCTTTTTCGCGGCGGGGGTGCTCATGATGGGGCAGAAGACCAAGTTTTTCATGCCGAAGGGGAAGCTCACCGTCACCATGACCGATGCGTCGGGTCTTAAGACCGGTGCTCCGGTCTGGCTCGCCGGAGTGGACGTGGGCATTGTCCGGAGCATCGGGTTCACCTCCCCCGAAAAAAGCAACGAGGTTCAGGTCAGCCTCGAAATCGACAAGGACGCACTCAGGAAAATCGGCCGGGACTCCAGGATCACCATCAAGACCCGGGGCCTTCTGGGGGAAAAATATGTCGATATTACCCCCAGCCGGACGGTCCAGGAAACACCCGAAACGACCATTGTGGGCGCTCCTACCGTAAAACTCGACGACGTGATGCAAAAGGCGGGAACCACGTTCGACCGTCTGAACGGCATCGTGGACAGAATCGAGCGGGGAGAGGGGTCCCTCGGCCGGGTGAGCCGCGACCCGCAGCTCTACGACAACCTGGTTAGCCTGACCAGTGAACTGCAGGTCTTTGCCCGGTCGGCCAACAGGGGAGAAGGAACGCTGGGCCAGCTCAGCCGGAACAGCGAGGCTTACGACCGGCTGATCTCCATCCTCACCCGCACCGAAGAGACTATCAAGGACATCCAGTCTGCGGACGGAACCCTTGGTCGGCTGGTCAGGGACCGGCAACTCTACGACAAACTCGTCGCCCTGGCTGACAAGAGCATCGAGGCGGCGGAGGATGTTCGGGAGCTTAACAGGAAGCTGACCTCCAGCGACTCCACTATCGGAAAACTGCTCGGGGAACGGGATCTGTACGACCGGGGGATTGCCCTCATCGACCGTGCCGAAAACTCCGTCAAAGGCTTCGAAGATATCGCGGGGCGCCTGAATCGCGGTGAAGGTACTGCCGGAAAACTCCTGAACGATAACGAAACGTATGAACGCCTCAACCATATGGTAGATAGCGTCGATGCCCTTGTGAAGGACATCAAGGAGCACCCGAAACGGTACCTGAACTTTTCGCTGTTTTAG
- a CDS encoding ABC transporter ATP-binding protein: protein MEQVSYSVGGRTILEKFDLLLEPGINRTILGVSGAGKTTILKLLLGLLRPDEGKVFIDGRCIEGIPESELTRVRSKIAIVFQGGALFDSMTVGENVGYRLIEERQVTEPEIEEVVREKLRFVGLEQAIDLYPAELSGGMKKRVAIARALAADPDYIFFDEPTTGLDPIGVYNIRHLMLSLQRAGKTTLMVTHDMETAFAVSDRFSFLHRARLLFEGTREEITAAGLPEMQEFFHPSDSSLFTPGNGTNEERGEPER, encoded by the coding sequence ATGGAACAGGTCTCCTATTCCGTCGGCGGACGTACTATCCTCGAAAAGTTCGATCTTCTGCTGGAACCGGGAATCAACCGAACGATCCTCGGTGTAAGCGGTGCCGGGAAGACGACCATCCTTAAGCTGCTGCTGGGGCTTCTGCGCCCCGATGAGGGAAAGGTCTTCATAGACGGAAGGTGCATCGAGGGCATCCCCGAAAGCGAGCTGACCAGGGTTCGCAGCAAAATAGCCATCGTCTTTCAGGGAGGCGCCTTATTCGACTCCATGACCGTCGGCGAGAATGTCGGTTACCGCCTCATAGAAGAACGGCAGGTGACCGAGCCTGAAATAGAGGAAGTTGTCCGTGAAAAGCTGCGGTTCGTCGGGCTTGAGCAGGCAATAGACCTCTATCCGGCCGAACTGTCGGGGGGGATGAAGAAACGCGTGGCCATCGCACGGGCACTGGCGGCAGATCCGGATTACATCTTTTTTGATGAGCCCACCACGGGGCTCGATCCCATAGGAGTCTACAACATCCGCCATCTCATGCTGAGCCTGCAGCGTGCAGGAAAGACAACGCTAATGGTTACGCACGATATGGAAACGGCCTTTGCCGTCTCCGACCGGTTCTCGTTTCTCCACAGGGCACGCCTCCTCTTCGAGGGAACACGGGAAGAAATTACGGCAGCCGGACTGCCGGAGATGCAGGAATTCTTTCATCCCAGCGACAGCTCGCTCTTTACCCCCGGCAACGGGACCAATGAAGAACGAGGAGAACCGGAACGATGA